One part of the Engraulis encrasicolus isolate BLACKSEA-1 chromosome 17, IST_EnEncr_1.0, whole genome shotgun sequence genome encodes these proteins:
- the pgp gene encoding glycerol-3-phosphate phosphatase — protein sequence MAASKCTRLTGCLIKQLLESVDSVLFDCDGVIWRGDQAIPGAPEVINLLKKNGKRVFFVTNNSTKTRKMYADKLAKLGFDAAEEEVFGTAYCSAMYLKTVSKISGKVYLIGSNAMKKEIESVGIQTIGVGPDPISGVQSDWANVALDPEVKAVVVGFDEHFSYMKLNKALQYLCVPGMQFVGTNIDTRLPLEGGKAVPGTGCLVKAVETAAQRPAQTVGKPSHFMFDCVASQFGLDPARCLMVGDRLDTDIMLGTNCGMKTMLTLTGVSTVADAMDHQQSGCPNRAGMVPDYYVDSIAELQPALQG from the exons ATGGCAGCGTCTAAATGCACCAGGTTAACTGGCTGTCTGATCAAGCAATTGCTTGAATCTGTAGACAGCGTACTGTTTGACTGCGATGGAGTTATATGGCGAGGGGACCAGGCCATCCCTGGCGCCCCTGAAGTGATCAACCTCTTGAAGAAGAACGGCAAACGCGTGTTCTTCGTAACGAACAACAGCACTAAGACCCGAAAGATGTATGCGGACAAACTGGCCAAGCTAGGATTTGACGCCGCCGAAGAGGAAGTCTTTGGGACAGCCTACTGTTCTGCAATGTACCTCAAAACGGTTTCCAAAATAAGTGGCAAAGTCTACCTCATTGGAAGCAATGCCAtgaagaaagagattgagagcgTGGGGATCCAGACCATTGGAGTCGGTCCAGACCCCATCTCTGGGGTCCAGAGTGACTGGGCCAACGTCGCACTTGACCCCGAGGTCAAGGCTGTGGTTGTCGGCTTTGACGAACACTTCAGTTACATGAAACTCAACAAGGCACTCCAGTACCTCTGTGTCCCTGGCATGCAGTTTGTTGGCACCAACATTGATACAAGGCTTCCCCTGGAGGGAGGGAAAGCTGTTCCAG GAACCGGCTGCCTGGTTAAAGCTGTGGAGACGGCGGCCCAGCGCCCGGCCCAGACGGTGGGCAAGCCCAGCCACTTCATGTTCGACTGCGTGGCCAGCCAGTTCGGCCTGGACCCAGCCCGCTGCCTCATGGTGGGAGACCGGCTGGACACGGACATCATGCTGGGCACCAACTGTGGGATGAAAACCATGCTCACCCTCACCGGGGTTTCCACCGTTGCCGACGCCATGGATCACCAGCAGAGCGGCTGTCCGAATCGGGCCGGAATGGTGCCTGATTACTATGTGGACTCCATTGCGGAACTCCAGCCAGCCCTACAGGGTTGA
- the zdhhc4 gene encoding palmitoyltransferase ZDHHC4: protein MDFLTLFCIYTLTVLASIVLVCKYAGGQEQTALGRTYSRVINVLSPYVPVWLSRLSNRAVHKLFHERNNLFIYLHLLLEGAVYTEYSYEVFGYCREVGTTLTSLYVPYALLAVHLCLFYLCCSRDPGTVTNTKHASQVKVYPYDGELFNPGELCPTCNLVKPARSKHCRVCNRCVQRFDHHCVWVNNCVGAQNTRYFLLYLLSVCAMAGHIAVLTLDLLLNVVARTGLMYAHYVDSAGQQQPTGFSFVVQHLFLTFPRIVFMLGFLIFVFFLLAGYFLFHLLLAVGNHTSNEWYKARGRGCRHCHPHSGHHCGRPSSFNPLRGFYSRGIFKNLAEIFMPLKPQLRKKKHK, encoded by the exons ATGGACTTCCTTACCCTGTTTTGTATTTACACTTTGACTGTGCTGGCGTCCATTGTTCTTGTTTGCAAATATGCTGGTGGCCAGGAACAGACTGCCTTGGGGCGAACCTACAGTCGAGTCATAAAT gtGCTCTCTCCATATGTCCCAGTATGGCTGAGTAGATTGTCCAATAGGGCTGTCCACAAGCTTTTCCATGAAAG GAACAACCTTTTTATCTACCTGCACCTCCTGCTAGAGGGAGCAGTGTACACGGAGTACTCTTACGAGGTGTTTGGCTACTGCAGGGAGGTGGGCACCACGCTGACCAGCCTGTACGTCCCCTATGCCCTGCTGGCCGTACACCTCTGCCTCTTCTACCTCTGCTGTAGCCGTGACCCAG gcacAGTAACAAACACTAAACATGCCTCGCAGGTCAAAGTGTATCCCTATGATGGGGAGCTCTTCAACCCAGGAGAGCTCTGTCCCACATGTAATCTGGTCAAGCCCGCCAGGTCAAAACACTGCA GGGTGTGCAACAGGTGTGTGCAGCGGTTCGACCACCACTGCGTGTGGGTGAACAACTGCGTCGGGGCTCAGAACACGCGCTACTTCCTGCTGTACCTGCTGAGCGTGTGTGCCATGGCCGGCCACATCGCCGTGCTGACCCTGGACCTGTTGCTGAACGTGGTGGCGAGGACGGGACTCATGTACGCACACTATGTAGACAGTGCGGGTCAGCAGCAGCCCACGGGCTTCTCCTTTGTTGTTCAG CACCTGTTCCTGACGTTCCCCCGCATCGTCTTCATGCTTGGCTTCCTGATCTTCGTCTTCTTCCTGCTGGCCGGCTACTTCCTCTTCCACTTGCTGCTGGCGGTGGGGAACCACACCTCCAACGAGTGGTACAAGGCCCGCGGCCGAGGCTGCCGCCACTGCCACCCTCACTCTGGCCACCACTGCGGCAGACCCTCCTCCTTCAACCCGCTCAGGGGCTTCTACAGCAGGGGCATTTTCAAGAACCTGGCTGAGATCTTCATGCCCTTAAAACCACAGCTGAGGAAGAAGAAGCACAAATAG